From Epinephelus lanceolatus isolate andai-2023 chromosome 5, ASM4190304v1, whole genome shotgun sequence, the proteins below share one genomic window:
- the pla2g15 gene encoding lysosomal phospholipase A and acyltransferase codes for MAAWHRITALSSLLQVGLLLLLLSARSSGRPLEKCPGDKPCQLAKPPVVLIPGDLGNQLEAKLDKPSVVHYICYKKTDTFFTLWLNLELLVPVAIDCWIDNIRLIYNSTTHSTTSPPGVDIRVPGFGQTYSLEYLDPSKRSVGMYFFTIVQALVEWGYTRDDDVRGAPYDWRKAPNENKEYFQRLQDMIEEMAEKAGGPVVLIAHSMGNMYTLYFLNQQPQAWKDRYIKAFIALGPPWAGVAKTLRVVTSGDNNRIPVISPLKIRSQQRTAVSTSWLLPYAHSWPKDQVLVQTPTANYTVLDYKRFYTDIGFEDGWLMRQDTEPLVADLTPPGVAVHCLYGSGVPTSQAFQYSDKFPDVEPTVVYGEGDGTVNLNSAIQCSRWVGKQKQPVKLQELPGNEHVNMLLNFTTVAYIKTVLFSP; via the exons ATGGCGGCTTGGCACCGGATAACCGCCCTCTCTTCGCTGCTCCAAGTCGGtttgttattgttgctgttgtcgGCTCGGAGCAGCGGGAGACCGTTGGAGAAATGTCCCGGCGACAAGCCTTGTCAGCTAGCGAAACCTCCCGTGGTCCTCA TTCCAGGGGATTTAGGAAACCAGTTGGAGGCGAAGCTGGATAAACCCAGTGTGGTCCATTACATCTGCTACAAAAAGACTGACACCTTCTTCACTCTGTGGCTCAacctggagctgctggtcccTGTGGCCATAGACTGCTGGATAGACAACATAAG GCTGATCTACAACAGCACCACACACAGCACCACGTCCCCTCCGGGCGTGGACATCCGCGTCCCAGGGTTCGGACAGACGTATTCACTTGAGTATCTGGATCCCAGCAAACGCAGTGTGG GCATGTACTTCTTCACTATAGTGCAGGCGCTGGTGGAGTGGGGCTACACCAGagatgatgatgtcagaggagcTCCCTATGATTGGAGGAAAGCTCCCA ATGAGAATAAAGAGTATTTCCAGAGGCTGCAGGACATGATTGAAGAGATGGCGGAGAAGGCTGGCGGGCCCGTGGTGCTCATTGCTCACAGCATGGGCAACATGTACACCTTGTACTTCCTCAACCAGCAGCCACAGGCCTGGAAAGACAGATACATCAAAGCTTTCATCGCTCTGGGACCGCCATGGGCAGGGGTGGCCAAGACCCTCCGCGTGGTCACCTCTG GTGACAATAACCGCATCCCTGTGATCAGCCCATTGAAGATTCGCTCCCAACAACGCACTGCTGTCTCCACCTCCTGGCTGCTCCCCTACGCCCACTCCTGGCCCAAAGATCAG GTCTTGGTGCAGACGCCCACCGCCAACTACACTGTGCTGGACTACAAGCGTTTCTACACAGACATTGGTTTTGAGGATGGCTGGCTGATGCGGCAGGACACGGAACCGCTGGTGGCTGACCTCACTCCCCCCGGCGTGGCCGTCCACTGCCTGTACGGCAGCGGCGTCCCGACGTCACAGGCCTTCCAGTACTCTGACAAGTTCCCCGACGTGGAGCCCACGGTGGTGTACGGTGAAGGTGACGGGACGGTGAACCTAAATAGCGCCATCCAGTGCAGTCGGTGGGTGGGAAAGCAAAAACAGCCTGTGAAGTTACAAGAGCTTCCGGGGAACGAACATGTGAACATGTTGTTGAACTTCACGACCGTGGCTTACATCAAGACTGTGCTGTTCTCCCCCTGA